In the Hyalangium gracile genome, one interval contains:
- a CDS encoding glycosyltransferase — protein sequence MGKLKPVLHVRSSGGLYGAERSLMSLAAHTPPPFAPLLLSLVPPGRADALVPEARRLGLKALSIPARSGFDAEAVRSLAAEARRLSACLFHAHDFKSLALALPAARWAGLPVVATFHGDTGENLLVQAYEASARLLANAVQGVAVVSRELEARVRRWAPLARVMHLPNALALPAPLTANEARAARHELGLSDAEPTLAVLGRLSPEKGHAVLFEALRRLPRPPLLLIAGEGPERARLEVLARGLPVRWLGFTASRPVYAAADAVVMPSLTEGMPMVALETMASGRRLVASAVGALPYLLAQGRGELVPPSHPHLLSLALARVLRAVADEGRDFLGARAHVERRYAPEAVGRRYADELYAGAVERYARISSAPTSPQA from the coding sequence GTGGGAAAGCTGAAGCCTGTCCTCCATGTTCGCAGCTCCGGCGGCCTGTATGGCGCCGAGCGCTCCCTGATGTCGCTGGCGGCCCACACGCCGCCGCCCTTTGCTCCGCTCCTGCTCAGCCTGGTGCCTCCGGGGCGCGCGGATGCCCTCGTGCCCGAGGCGCGGCGGCTGGGGCTGAAGGCCCTGAGCATCCCCGCGCGCTCGGGCTTCGACGCCGAGGCGGTGCGCTCGCTGGCCGCGGAGGCACGGCGGCTCTCGGCCTGTCTGTTCCACGCGCATGACTTCAAGTCCCTGGCCCTGGCGCTGCCGGCGGCGCGCTGGGCCGGGCTGCCGGTGGTGGCGACCTTTCATGGGGACACCGGCGAGAACCTCCTCGTCCAGGCGTACGAGGCGAGTGCCCGCCTCCTGGCCAACGCCGTGCAGGGCGTGGCGGTCGTGTCCCGCGAGCTGGAGGCGCGCGTGCGCCGCTGGGCGCCACTCGCCCGGGTGATGCACCTTCCCAACGCCCTGGCCCTCCCTGCGCCGCTCACCGCCAACGAAGCGCGGGCGGCCCGGCATGAGCTCGGGCTGTCCGATGCGGAGCCCACCCTGGCGGTGCTGGGACGCCTGTCGCCCGAGAAGGGGCACGCCGTGCTCTTCGAGGCGCTGAGGCGCCTGCCCCGCCCGCCGCTCCTGCTCATCGCGGGGGAGGGGCCCGAGCGCGCTCGGCTGGAGGTGCTCGCGCGTGGGCTGCCGGTGCGCTGGCTGGGCTTCACCGCGTCGCGCCCCGTGTATGCCGCCGCGGATGCCGTGGTGATGCCCTCGCTCACGGAGGGGATGCCCATGGTGGCCCTGGAGACCATGGCCAGCGGGCGGCGCCTGGTGGCCAGCGCCGTGGGAGCGCTGCCGTACCTGCTCGCCCAGGGGCGCGGAGAGCTGGTTCCGCCCAGCCACCCGCACCTGCTGTCGCTCGCCCTGGCGCGCGTGCTGCGCGCGGTGGCCGACGAGGGCCGGGACTTCCTGGGGGCGCGGGCCCACGTCGAGCGGCGCTATGCGCCCGAGGCCGTGGGCCGGCGCTACGCCGACGAGCTCTACGCCGGAGCCGTGGAGCGGTACGCGCGCATCAGCTCCGCCCCCACCTCGCCCCAGGCGTAA
- a CDS encoding glycosyltransferase family 4 protein, translating to MLQGSRVAQSGKNQELNPSKGGAQPQQSPRPSNTLAKALEEGFSRPLRVLCVLPGVPFPAFSGGTQRTLELMRTLAGQVELTVLAFQGPGEDADGFREQLGRHVTVRTVPRSNRSPWRPGGVLASLARGVPPSYLPYLAPEALTAFTELLSQRPVDVVHFDHLHTAQWAPLARSLCPTARLVLDEHNVESALFERLAPLAPLPLRPLVRWQHRQVRQLEAHLLKQMDLVLACSPVDGQQLEGLGARAVHVVPNGVRIDNSPGQALARTLRKDVVFVGAMDWLPNGDAALWLAKELWPRVEADLAPSRLMLIGRNPSSRLQSCQRENLVVTGTVPSVAPYLEGAWATVVPLRLGSGTRLKLLEAAAAGVPIVASPLAAEGLPFQNGREALLANTEAEFASALRYLKNNPEEASAMAQRAATLAQRYAWGEVGAELMRAYRSTAPA from the coding sequence ATGTTGCAGGGGTCGAGGGTGGCGCAGTCGGGGAAGAACCAGGAGCTGAATCCTTCCAAGGGGGGCGCCCAGCCTCAACAGAGTCCGCGGCCGTCGAATACCCTGGCCAAAGCCCTGGAAGAGGGCTTCTCCCGGCCGCTGCGAGTGCTCTGTGTCCTGCCGGGTGTCCCCTTCCCCGCCTTCAGCGGCGGCACCCAGCGGACGCTGGAGCTGATGCGGACACTGGCGGGCCAGGTAGAGCTGACGGTGCTCGCGTTCCAGGGACCCGGCGAGGACGCGGACGGCTTCCGGGAGCAGCTGGGGCGACACGTCACGGTGCGGACGGTTCCTCGCTCGAACCGCTCGCCCTGGCGCCCGGGCGGTGTGCTCGCCAGCCTCGCCCGAGGCGTGCCTCCCTCCTATCTGCCTTACCTGGCTCCTGAGGCGCTCACCGCCTTCACCGAGCTGCTCTCGCAGCGGCCCGTGGATGTGGTCCACTTCGATCACCTGCACACCGCCCAGTGGGCGCCCCTCGCGCGCTCCCTCTGCCCGACGGCCCGGCTCGTCCTCGACGAGCACAACGTCGAGTCCGCCCTCTTCGAGCGGCTGGCACCTCTCGCGCCGCTCCCGCTCAGGCCGCTGGTGCGGTGGCAGCACCGCCAGGTGCGTCAGCTCGAGGCGCACCTGCTGAAGCAGATGGACCTGGTGCTTGCCTGCTCGCCCGTGGATGGCCAGCAGCTGGAAGGCCTGGGCGCCCGCGCCGTCCATGTCGTCCCCAACGGGGTGCGCATCGACAACTCGCCGGGACAGGCGCTCGCGAGGACCCTCCGCAAGGATGTCGTCTTCGTGGGAGCCATGGACTGGCTGCCCAACGGGGATGCCGCCCTCTGGCTGGCGAAGGAGCTGTGGCCCCGCGTGGAGGCGGACCTCGCCCCCAGCCGGCTGATGCTCATCGGGCGCAATCCGTCCTCGCGCCTGCAGTCCTGCCAGCGCGAGAACCTGGTGGTGACGGGGACGGTGCCCAGCGTGGCGCCCTACCTCGAGGGGGCCTGGGCCACGGTCGTTCCCTTGCGCCTCGGCTCGGGCACGCGGCTCAAGCTGCTCGAGGCCGCGGCCGCCGGCGTGCCGATCGTCGCCAGCCCGCTGGCCGCCGAAGGGCTGCCCTTCCAGAACGGCCGCGAGGCGCTGCTGGCCAATACGGAGGCGGAGTTCGCCAGCGCGCTCCGCTACCTCAAGAACAACCCCGAGGAGGCGAGCGCCATGGCCCAGCGCGCCGCCACCCTCGCCCAGCGTTACGCCTGGGGCGAGGTGGGGGCGGAGCTGATGCGCGCGTACCGCTCCACGGCTCCGGCGTAG
- a CDS encoding PEP/pyruvate-binding domain-containing protein, which yields MREGDYAHTIDTPEVWHALAARPGSEFQANIEVVKVVLDSMDGNVYFMQSERWPLHLTFARRFLFTFTHPVPPPSVFYEKEYRSKERRFVLGTLAHYVDADVWAFELSANDTLDVEATARAFSEVRKRVFFREQLRYRPVPPAHERELARLQALMPVVTVDAIAGKTRYQPLEMGEAYGYLRVFPVGRKVEPRELRPYDIVVLAELPEELPVVAGVMSEQLQAPLGHINVLCHNRRTPNMSARGLLAHPSVKQLENQLVHLVVEPRGFRLEPATLPRAESAWEAHRPARPFTPERDDRDVGMPLLTEMDPDDVSLFGAKAAQLARVAQLSPSIEVPKGFGLPFHAYARFLRVNGLDARIEAMLADPEFQRSPDKRQRDLQALREAMERAPVPPDILQPLLARIRAVLPPGKVRLRSSTNAEDLPGFNGAGLYRSRRVDPTNAEQVAQGLREVWSSVWLWSAFEERWYYRIEPRTVGMAILVQQSVDDTVANGVAITANPFHQGRPGFLINAQLSGGSVTGARGDELPEQILYYTFEEGRGFERLSRSSGSPDAPILSDEDVEKLSTALGIIHNAFTQDGLGVSGRAVDVEFLLVREPRRVVIVQARPYTVTWEGDRVWRDETGRPVLPP from the coding sequence ATGCGAGAGGGGGACTATGCCCACACCATCGACACCCCTGAGGTGTGGCATGCGCTCGCCGCGCGTCCAGGCTCCGAGTTCCAGGCCAATATAGAGGTGGTGAAGGTCGTCCTCGACTCGATGGACGGCAACGTCTACTTCATGCAGAGCGAGCGCTGGCCGCTGCACCTGACCTTCGCGCGCAGGTTCCTCTTCACCTTCACCCACCCGGTTCCGCCGCCTTCCGTGTTCTACGAGAAGGAGTACCGCTCGAAGGAGCGCCGGTTCGTGCTGGGCACGCTGGCCCACTACGTGGACGCGGACGTGTGGGCCTTCGAGCTGAGCGCCAACGATACGTTGGACGTGGAGGCCACCGCGCGGGCGTTCTCCGAGGTGCGCAAGCGCGTCTTCTTCCGAGAGCAGCTGCGCTACCGGCCCGTTCCGCCCGCTCATGAGCGCGAGCTCGCACGTCTCCAGGCGCTGATGCCGGTGGTCACGGTGGATGCGATCGCGGGCAAGACGCGCTACCAGCCGCTGGAGATGGGCGAGGCCTACGGCTACCTGCGCGTCTTCCCCGTGGGCCGGAAGGTGGAGCCTCGGGAGCTGAGGCCGTACGACATCGTGGTGCTGGCGGAGCTGCCGGAGGAGCTGCCCGTGGTGGCCGGGGTGATGTCCGAGCAGCTCCAGGCGCCGCTGGGCCACATCAACGTGCTGTGCCACAACCGCCGCACGCCCAACATGTCGGCGAGGGGCTTGCTGGCGCATCCCTCCGTGAAGCAGCTGGAGAACCAGCTGGTGCACCTGGTGGTGGAGCCACGGGGCTTTCGCCTGGAGCCGGCGACACTCCCTCGGGCCGAGAGCGCGTGGGAGGCGCATCGGCCCGCGCGCCCGTTCACTCCCGAGCGAGACGACCGCGACGTGGGCATGCCGCTGCTCACCGAGATGGACCCGGACGATGTCTCTCTCTTCGGAGCGAAGGCCGCCCAGCTCGCGCGGGTGGCCCAGCTCTCCCCGAGCATCGAGGTGCCCAAGGGGTTCGGGTTGCCCTTCCACGCCTATGCACGCTTCCTCCGGGTCAACGGACTGGATGCGCGCATCGAGGCCATGCTCGCGGATCCGGAGTTCCAGCGCAGCCCGGACAAGCGCCAGCGGGACTTGCAGGCGTTGCGCGAGGCCATGGAGCGCGCGCCAGTGCCGCCGGACATCCTCCAGCCGCTGCTCGCTCGGATTCGAGCCGTGCTCCCGCCGGGAAAGGTGCGTCTGCGCTCGAGCACCAACGCCGAGGATCTCCCCGGCTTCAATGGGGCGGGGCTCTACCGCTCGCGCAGGGTGGACCCCACCAACGCCGAGCAGGTAGCGCAGGGGCTGCGAGAGGTCTGGTCCAGCGTCTGGCTGTGGAGCGCGTTCGAGGAGCGGTGGTACTACCGCATCGAGCCGCGCACGGTGGGCATGGCCATCCTGGTGCAGCAGTCGGTGGATGACACGGTGGCCAACGGAGTGGCCATCACGGCGAACCCGTTCCACCAGGGCCGGCCCGGCTTCCTCATCAATGCCCAGCTCTCGGGAGGCAGCGTCACGGGTGCGCGCGGCGACGAGCTCCCCGAGCAGATCCTCTATTACACCTTCGAGGAGGGCAGGGGCTTCGAGCGGCTCTCGCGCAGCTCGGGCTCGCCGGACGCCCCCATCCTCTCGGACGAGGATGTCGAGAAGCTGAGCACCGCGCTCGGCATCATCCACAATGCCTTCACCCAGGATGGGCTCGGCGTGAGTGGACGGGCAGTGGACGTGGAGTTCCTCCTCGTGCGTGAACCGCGCCGGGTGGTCATCGTCCAGGCCCGACCGTACACCGTCACCTGGGAAGGGGATCGCGTCTGGAGGGATGAGACCGGAAGGCCCGTGCTCCCGCCGTGA
- a CDS encoding FadR/GntR family transcriptional regulator: MEHKGLVSRVAEQLEQTIALGQWPKGRLPSERQMAQRYGVSRTTIRGALQGLAARGLIVQHPGRQSRTVPLGEALSLENLKLLLPEGRKDMDRRPLLEGFFALKREVTVELLAACCEHASQQDVELLLNASFALRDEARWQEKRTRWVEREFDLLRLAAQAADRPGHLLLLMSLEKAFRGLADALLPALQPEALQQWAQCVFNSLADRDAQALRQQLPALLKAADEPLLDRLAPVRDAHTAPVPLPPSGEVPVSGENASNWSACHTSSQPIEPTGRGPLHAEKGADVCATSSRNAPSAPPAPLPVGEWQEDSCGSESIAAPPAFRSTTGGVPASFCSAPTLMLAWAPPSFSAVSAVDAGGPPAPSPEASTAVVRQPVPNERQATLPADAGNPASLGPGEAAGVSARQYTSGHVGLEETAPSGPQHHRPACWLRSSLAPGFASCSLTQLP; this comes from the coding sequence ATGGAACACAAGGGGCTGGTGTCGAGAGTGGCGGAGCAGTTGGAGCAAACGATTGCCCTGGGGCAGTGGCCCAAAGGCAGGCTGCCTTCCGAGCGGCAGATGGCCCAGCGCTATGGCGTGTCGCGCACCACCATCCGAGGAGCCCTCCAGGGGCTGGCCGCCAGAGGACTCATCGTTCAACACCCCGGGAGACAGAGCCGCACGGTGCCCCTGGGCGAAGCGCTGTCGCTCGAGAACCTGAAGCTGCTGCTGCCCGAGGGCCGTAAAGACATGGACCGCCGGCCGCTGCTGGAAGGGTTCTTCGCCCTCAAGCGCGAGGTGACGGTGGAGTTGCTGGCCGCCTGCTGCGAGCACGCCAGCCAACAGGACGTGGAACTGCTGCTCAATGCCAGCTTCGCGCTGAGAGATGAGGCCCGCTGGCAGGAGAAGCGCACCCGGTGGGTGGAGCGAGAGTTCGACCTGCTGCGGCTGGCGGCCCAAGCAGCGGACCGTCCCGGCCACCTGCTGCTCCTGATGTCGTTGGAGAAGGCCTTCCGAGGCTTGGCGGACGCGCTGCTGCCGGCACTGCAACCCGAGGCTCTCCAGCAGTGGGCCCAGTGCGTGTTCAACTCCCTGGCCGACCGTGACGCCCAGGCCCTTCGCCAACAGCTGCCGGCGCTGCTGAAGGCCGCCGATGAGCCGCTGCTCGACCGCCTGGCCCCGGTGCGTGATGCGCACACCGCGCCTGTGCCCCTACCGCCTTCCGGGGAGGTGCCCGTGTCGGGCGAGAACGCCAGCAACTGGTCTGCCTGTCATACCAGTTCGCAACCAATCGAGCCGACAGGCAGGGGCCCTCTCCACGCGGAGAAGGGCGCCGATGTGTGTGCCACTTCGAGCCGGAACGCTCCCTCGGCCCCACCCGCTCCGCTCCCCGTTGGCGAGTGGCAGGAGGATTCCTGCGGCTCCGAATCCATTGCGGCCCCACCTGCCTTCCGCTCCACCACCGGCGGTGTTCCTGCCAGCTTCTGTTCCGCGCCCACCCTGATGCTTGCCTGGGCACCTCCTTCCTTCTCGGCAGTCTCGGCCGTGGACGCCGGAGGCCCACCCGCTCCGTCACCGGAAGCTTCAACGGCCGTGGTAAGGCAGCCCGTCCCCAACGAGCGACAAGCCACTCTGCCGGCGGACGCGGGCAATCCTGCGTCGCTGGGCCCGGGCGAAGCAGCAGGAGTGAGCGCTCGCCAGTACACAAGTGGGCACGTCGGGTTGGAGGAGACGGCCCCCTCTGGTCCACAACACCACCGGCCTGCGTGTTGGCTCAGGTCTTCTCTGGCGCCTGGCTTCGCGTCCTGCTCCCTCACCCAACTGCCCTGA
- a CDS encoding M28 family metallopeptidase gives MVEAFREAGLEPVEQPVPGCNGANILAPLRGEQDRWVLVAAHYDHLGREGSHTFHGADDNAAAVAIMVEVARALRRNPPKGRGVLFAAFDGEEPPYFLSEAMGSEHFARHPTVPLDTIDLMVCMDLVGHAIGPEGAPDDVRRSVFALGAERSEGTGALVERMARMEPGVVIRRFDAETVPPLSDYWGFWRRNVPFLFLTNGRWRHYHTPEDTPEKLDYPKIEATARWLEQLVRESCARPEPRVRFLAEVRDDASTLRSLIDLLAKLETLSPMAAVGRASAEQLLERCDASGRLGDSERAGLLMLVGQLERGLA, from the coding sequence GTGGTGGAGGCGTTCCGGGAGGCGGGGCTCGAGCCCGTGGAGCAGCCCGTGCCGGGCTGCAACGGAGCGAACATCCTCGCGCCGCTGCGGGGTGAGCAGGATCGGTGGGTCCTCGTGGCGGCCCACTACGATCACCTGGGCCGGGAGGGCAGCCACACCTTCCACGGCGCGGACGACAACGCGGCGGCGGTGGCGATCATGGTGGAGGTCGCCCGGGCCCTGCGACGCAACCCTCCCAAGGGGCGAGGCGTCCTCTTCGCCGCGTTCGACGGCGAGGAGCCGCCTTACTTCCTCTCGGAGGCGATGGGCTCGGAGCACTTCGCGCGTCACCCGACCGTCCCCCTGGACACCATCGATCTGATGGTCTGCATGGATCTGGTCGGACACGCGATCGGGCCCGAGGGAGCACCGGACGATGTCCGCCGGTCCGTGTTCGCGCTCGGGGCGGAGCGCAGCGAGGGAACCGGGGCGCTGGTGGAGCGGATGGCCCGGATGGAGCCGGGAGTGGTCATCCGGCGCTTCGACGCGGAGACGGTGCCTCCCCTCTCGGACTACTGGGGCTTCTGGCGCCGCAACGTGCCCTTCCTCTTCCTCACCAACGGACGCTGGCGCCACTACCACACGCCGGAGGACACGCCGGAGAAGCTCGACTACCCCAAGATCGAGGCCACCGCCCGCTGGCTGGAGCAGCTCGTGCGCGAGTCCTGCGCGCGTCCCGAGCCGAGGGTCCGCTTCCTGGCGGAGGTTCGCGATGACGCATCGACGCTGCGCTCGCTGATCGACCTGCTGGCGAAGCTCGAGACGCTGTCGCCCATGGCGGCGGTGGGGCGTGCCTCGGCCGAGCAGCTCCTGGAGCGGTGCGACGCCTCGGGCCGGCTCGGGGACTCGGAGCGGGCGGGGCTCCTGATGCTGGTCGGCCAGCTCGAGCGCGGGCTCGCCTGA
- a CDS encoding endonuclease/exonuclease/phosphatase family protein — MRLLSRRGPRLLTALLAGSTLTLTGCGEDDKTPTGPVDVTVMTRNIYLGGNIFLLAQAKTRQEIPGIAGQLFATVQATNFQERAGALAAEIAEKNPALVGLQEVSLYRTQYPSDFFSNGAVNALVDASDFVAILQQQLRERGLDYRIAARVRNADSELPAALSSNANDLTDIRLTDYDVILARGDVRTSEVVERNYVNNAQVATGGGSVTFTRGFTKVDATVDGARFTFVNSHVEGIMPANEQQSRELVAALGGYSQPVIVVGDLNSGPGSPTPGYGILRDAGYTDAWTVAGSGPGFTCCFSDRVNDTSTAALDERIDLVLYKGDRLQPVSAEVVGDELGDRTASSLWPSDHAGTVVTFRIER; from the coding sequence ATGCGCCTCCTCTCTCGTCGCGGGCCTCGCCTGCTGACCGCCCTGCTCGCTGGCTCCACCCTGACCCTCACCGGCTGCGGTGAGGACGACAAGACGCCGACCGGACCGGTCGACGTGACCGTGATGACGCGCAACATCTACCTGGGGGGCAACATCTTCCTGCTCGCGCAGGCGAAGACCCGGCAGGAGATTCCTGGCATCGCCGGGCAGCTGTTCGCCACGGTGCAGGCGACGAACTTCCAGGAGCGCGCCGGGGCGCTCGCGGCCGAGATCGCCGAGAAGAACCCGGCGCTGGTGGGGCTCCAGGAGGTGTCCCTCTACCGGACGCAGTACCCCAGCGACTTCTTCTCCAACGGAGCGGTGAACGCGCTGGTGGATGCCTCGGACTTCGTCGCCATCCTGCAGCAGCAGCTCCGGGAGCGGGGGCTCGACTACCGCATCGCGGCGCGGGTGAGGAACGCGGACTCCGAGCTGCCGGCCGCGCTCTCCAGCAACGCGAATGATCTCACGGACATCCGCCTGACGGACTACGACGTGATCCTCGCGCGCGGAGACGTGCGGACCTCCGAGGTGGTGGAGCGGAACTACGTGAACAACGCGCAGGTGGCCACGGGGGGCGGCTCCGTCACCTTCACGCGCGGCTTCACCAAGGTGGACGCCACCGTGGACGGCGCGAGGTTCACCTTCGTCAACTCCCACGTGGAGGGCATCATGCCCGCCAACGAGCAGCAGTCTCGCGAGCTGGTGGCGGCCCTCGGGGGCTACTCCCAGCCCGTCATCGTGGTGGGCGACCTCAACAGCGGTCCCGGCAGCCCGACGCCGGGCTACGGCATCCTCCGCGACGCGGGCTACACCGACGCCTGGACGGTGGCGGGCTCGGGCCCCGGCTTCACCTGCTGCTTCAGTGATCGGGTGAACGACACCAGCACCGCGGCCCTGGACGAGCGCATCGACCTGGTGCTCTACAAGGGTGACCGGCTCCAGCCGGTCTCGGCCGAGGTCGTCGGGGACGAGCTGGGAGACCGCACGGCGTCCAGTCTCTGGCCTTCCGACCATGCTGGTACCGTGGTCACCTTCCGCATCGAGCGCTGA
- a CDS encoding TolC family protein, which yields MNALLLAASLLPVGLLPEGVTAQVGPKPAQAPAAGSPATPAAPAPQPPAAATPPQPQVSDPLLAPVPSAARELSSWGEALGLLRRRSTDLQVALAQVEAAAGQWRIALAALLPTLQGTINVQYNVLNPEATSFIGGGGVGGGVGGGVGGGGGDRTPTSPLGVGLLSATVPLVNLSAFTALGSARESRRAATLSLADIRRQLTGRLASALVSVVASERLSEVNRVNLRTALERLALAQRRLELGAGTQLDVLRVQQDAESARDAVVTGDESLRQARETLGLALGVKGPVGLASNTNLVALLSQVRQDCRPLDTLDSRPDLAAARARLTVAERAVTEVKTAYAPTLALQSTTAALTVEPGFAEVPAWNIGAALVLPFWDGGVREGRLRLARAQAEVARQEVAARELSVTAEVAQARRAVEVAQAARDIASRARHLAEESDRLTRRSFEVGTGTSLELVQSAGALRQAELQLVLREFQFQDTQVTAFLAEAACDW from the coding sequence ATGAACGCCCTGCTGCTCGCTGCATCGTTGTTGCCTGTCGGACTTCTTCCCGAGGGGGTGACGGCCCAGGTTGGCCCGAAGCCTGCCCAGGCTCCCGCCGCTGGTAGCCCGGCCACACCCGCGGCTCCCGCGCCGCAACCGCCCGCGGCTGCCACGCCTCCTCAGCCCCAGGTCTCGGATCCGCTGCTCGCCCCGGTGCCATCGGCGGCGCGCGAGCTGTCCTCCTGGGGAGAGGCGCTCGGGTTGCTGCGGCGGCGCTCCACGGATCTCCAGGTGGCGCTGGCCCAGGTGGAGGCCGCCGCGGGGCAGTGGCGCATCGCGCTCGCCGCGCTGCTTCCGACCCTTCAGGGGACGATCAATGTCCAGTACAACGTCCTCAATCCGGAGGCGACGAGCTTCATCGGAGGCGGCGGTGTGGGCGGCGGCGTCGGCGGCGGTGTGGGGGGAGGAGGAGGAGACAGGACGCCCACCTCGCCCCTGGGCGTGGGGCTGCTGAGCGCCACGGTGCCGCTGGTGAACCTGAGCGCGTTCACCGCGCTGGGCTCGGCCCGCGAGTCGCGGCGCGCGGCCACCTTGTCCCTGGCCGACATCCGCAGGCAGCTCACGGGGCGGCTCGCCAGCGCGCTCGTGTCGGTGGTGGCCTCGGAGCGGCTGTCCGAGGTGAACCGCGTCAACCTGCGCACCGCGCTGGAGCGGCTCGCCCTGGCCCAGCGCCGGCTGGAGCTGGGCGCCGGCACGCAGCTGGACGTGCTTCGCGTGCAGCAGGACGCGGAGAGCGCCCGCGACGCGGTGGTGACGGGCGACGAGTCCCTGCGGCAGGCACGTGAAACTCTCGGCCTGGCGCTCGGGGTGAAGGGGCCGGTGGGGCTGGCGTCCAACACGAACCTGGTGGCGCTGCTCTCCCAGGTCCGCCAGGACTGCCGGCCGCTCGACACGCTGGACAGCCGGCCGGACCTGGCCGCGGCGCGCGCCCGCCTCACCGTGGCCGAGCGCGCGGTGACGGAGGTGAAGACCGCCTACGCCCCGACGCTGGCGCTGCAGAGCACCACGGCGGCCCTCACGGTGGAGCCCGGCTTCGCGGAGGTGCCTGCCTGGAACATCGGCGCGGCGCTCGTGCTGCCCTTCTGGGATGGAGGCGTGCGAGAGGGCCGGCTGCGGCTGGCGCGGGCCCAGGCGGAGGTGGCTCGGCAGGAGGTGGCGGCGCGGGAGCTCTCCGTGACGGCGGAGGTGGCCCAGGCCCGGCGCGCGGTGGAGGTGGCCCAGGCGGCGCGAGACATCGCCTCCCGAGCCCGGCACCTGGCCGAGGAGAGTGATCGGCTCACCCGGCGCAGCTTCGAGGTGGGCACGGGGACGAGCCTGGAGCTCGTTCAGTCGGCGGGCGCGCTGCGGCAGGCGGAGCTGCAGCTGGTGCTGCGCGAGTTCCAGTTCCAGGACACCCAGGTGACGGCATTTCTCGCGGAGGCGGCATGCGACTGGTGA
- a CDS encoding efflux RND transporter periplasmic adaptor subunit has translation MRLVSVGGVGLAILLLAGCGKNKASEGPQQGPQGANGALPVEVLALKPGEVRDAQEYLGQVLSRTSVELRPQVAGSVQAIRVKPGERVKQGQVLLVVDARQQRADLRAAEAQRASALANREFARSTSERAAQLLKEGLMSRQDYDQAVAQAASAEASARAAEAQSQAQQVQLGYHEVSAPFAGVVGDIPVNVGDYVTPEMAVTSVDQSQALEVSVQVPVESAARIEVGRTVVELLDTEGEPNVSAPVFFVAPTPTGNTQLVEVKAAFENTTGLRSGQFVRARVVYQTRQALLLPTYAVSRLGSQAFAFTVIPGDGGTVVQRQPVTLGQIEGNAYELVGGLEEGTRVAVSGVQLLRDGQPVQPKPATPRGSQETGVGGASDAGQ, from the coding sequence ATGCGACTGGTGAGCGTGGGCGGAGTGGGGCTGGCGATCCTGCTCCTGGCCGGGTGCGGCAAGAACAAGGCCTCGGAGGGACCGCAGCAGGGCCCACAAGGCGCCAACGGCGCCCTCCCGGTGGAGGTGCTGGCGCTGAAGCCGGGCGAGGTGCGAGACGCCCAGGAGTACCTGGGGCAGGTGCTCTCCCGGACCAGCGTGGAGCTCCGTCCGCAGGTGGCGGGCTCCGTCCAGGCCATCCGCGTGAAGCCCGGCGAGCGGGTGAAGCAGGGGCAGGTCCTGCTGGTGGTGGATGCCCGGCAGCAGCGCGCGGATCTGCGCGCGGCGGAGGCGCAGCGGGCCTCGGCGCTGGCCAACCGCGAGTTCGCGCGGAGCACGAGCGAGCGCGCCGCCCAGCTCCTGAAGGAAGGGCTGATGAGCCGTCAGGACTATGACCAGGCCGTGGCGCAGGCCGCGTCGGCCGAGGCCAGCGCCCGGGCCGCCGAGGCGCAGAGCCAGGCCCAGCAGGTCCAGCTCGGCTACCACGAGGTGAGCGCGCCCTTCGCGGGGGTGGTGGGCGACATCCCGGTGAACGTGGGCGACTACGTCACCCCGGAGATGGCGGTGACCAGCGTGGACCAGAGCCAGGCGCTGGAGGTGTCCGTGCAGGTGCCGGTGGAGAGCGCCGCGCGCATCGAGGTCGGGCGCACGGTGGTGGAGCTGCTGGACACGGAGGGAGAGCCGAACGTGAGCGCTCCCGTCTTCTTCGTGGCCCCCACGCCCACCGGCAACACCCAGCTGGTGGAGGTGAAGGCCGCCTTCGAGAACACGACGGGGCTTCGCTCCGGGCAGTTCGTGCGCGCGCGCGTGGTGTACCAGACGCGCCAGGCGCTGCTGCTGCCCACCTATGCGGTGTCGCGGCTCGGCAGCCAGGCGTTCGCCTTCACGGTGATTCCGGGGGATGGCGGCACCGTGGTGCAGCGCCAGCCGGTGACGCTGGGGCAGATCGAGGGCAACGCCTACGAGCTGGTGGGCGGGCTGGAGGAGGGCACCCGGGTGGCGGTCAGCGGCGTGCAGCTGCTCCGGGACGGGCAGCCGGTGCAGCCCAAGCCGGCGACACCCAGGGGCTCCCAGGAGACGGGCGTGGGCGGAGCCTCGGACGCGGGGCAGTGA